A segment of the Colletotrichum destructivum chromosome 3, complete sequence genome:
cttctctctctctgtctctcttaCGCATACACTTCAAAATGACCGTCACTGAGCTTGGATGCTGTGGTGTCAAGCCTGGCTTGAAGATTCTGGATGAAAATACACCAGAGGGCCAGATTTTCGTTGGAGTCTACAAGACGATCATCTCTTCCCCAGGAGCCCCTCACCGAATCTACCTGGGTGTCGATCTGGACGAACCGTCCAAAATGTATGCACTCTTCGACTGGGATTCCGTCGAGCACCACGAGAATTTCGCCAAAACGTGAGTCAAGCAAATCTTTTTCTCCATCACATTTGAATCGAATTGGGTCTTGACGAGAGATGATAGGTTCGGCCAAGACATTCAGCCGGACCTGGCCAAAGTTTTGACCCATGGCGAGTACACCAAGCACATTGCCGCTACGCCATCCCTTCAAGAGGCCTTGACGTCTTCCGTGACCGACGTGTTTCTCGTCTACTACTCTCCCGACATCTCCGCAGCCGAAAAAGACAAGGTCACGGCCGATTTCGGGAAGATTCTCGATGAGCGCTTTCGCCAACATCCCGATGTCGCAGCTTTTAGTTACGGGTGGGGACTGCAAAATGATTTCCCTGTGTACGGAAAGGATGGAGGGAAGGTCGGGTCGCTTTTCTCGGCGTTTGTGGGGTGGTCTACCACTGAGGCCAACACCAAGTTCCGCGAGTCGGGTGCACACGATGCGATCCAACAGTCGATTCGGGCCTTGGATGGAGTCGTGGAGCTGAAGGCTCTCCGCCTCGCTTGTAAATTCCTCGAGAAGACAGCAGAGTAAAGAGATTGGAGGGTCACACTGTAACTAGACCACGGGCTCGGAACACATGTGGGATTGAGTATCGATAGTCTAGGGCTGGGATCGGATTCACCTAGTTCTCATAACATATGGTTGTATGTAGCTGTCATCAACTATGCTTACTACAAAGAAAACCTGCTTGGCTTCCAGCTCATCTCTCACATCTGTGTGCCCAATGGCGGTCACCCTACTGCCTCAATCTGTCGAAGGTCAGTTGACTTTGCTGATGTTCTTGCTTGCTACAAACTGTCTCAAAGACGCGTTGtgaaaaggaaaaaaaccAAAAGTTTGTGCCCCAAGGCATTTTAATACCGACATAGATTTCTAAAAGTGTATTATCAAAGCCAAAGTTTTATTTAGCAAAGTCTTTAAGACTTTAACTATCATCTTGTCTTGATTCTTTCTTTAACTTGTGCAAATGTCACTATGTGTATTGAGTGTTGTTTGTCTAACTATTCAAGTGCACGTTGCCTGCGCTATGCCGCCTAACTAGGTCGTCAGTAGCCCTTTTCTAGGCGTCTCAGGTCCCTACAAAGCCCGTTGTCCTGGAAGAAGCCCGCAGCAGAATCTCCGTTTCTGCCGAGCAGCCAGGCCGAGTCAAGTCCTCTCTCCAAGCACCTCCAAATTGCCCTTCATGTGTGTAAGCCCTTTCAATTCTATAGTCTTAATCTCATCTCAACGGTCGCCACAACATTCGTACTAGAGAGTGTTCATTAGACGACGGAGTTCTCCTTGTGATCAGTTGGGAATAACGAACCCGCAATGTCCCAGAGCAAAGGGACCGACTTCCCCGAGGAACAGGGGGGTCTGCGACCCAGCTCAGCTGACGCCCGGCTCGTCCAGACTGGCATGTGGGCACGGGCGGCGAGTCTGTGGGGCACGACGGGAATTCGTTCTCGAACCTCTGGGTCCTGATAAGGCAACCGGGGGCCTGGCGGTCCTCCAATTCTCCGGCAGGCAGACCGTGGGCGGATTGGAACATGAGTGCTGCcgtggcggcgagggtgatTAGGGCGTGCGGCAGCATCTCTGAGATATTTCAAGGCGAAGTTTCGATGGCGGAGGAGTGGAttggtgatgatgatatGTTAGCTTTTGCGAAAAGCAATGCTGGGACGCTGGTAGCCTTAAATACTTTGCCATGGttcatcctcttccttggTGATTATTCTTAAAACATCACTGTGACGGGCGTGCAACGAGTGGGTCGATTCCGCTTCAGTTGTTAATTTCACAACGGTTCAGATCATTGAAGCTAACTAAGCCACGCTAGAGCACATCAAGCATAAGgttaattaattaggttgTTTAGTGATCAAAAGACTGCAACGGCCGCAGAGTTTGCCATCCGTAACCGTTGATTGCATATAAAATTGCGCAGAGTAAAGTGCTAGTATTTCAGCAGTAGCATCAGGTAGGTACATAGCTTATGGCCTTATTTAAGATTTCCTAGACAGTCAAATCGCGTTCTAAAATGCGCAAGCGCGAACTAGGCTGTAGCCTGTACCGCTCGTTAATCCTGCACAATGCTTGCGCACATGCCGACCGTCATTGTAACAATGCCTAGGCCGCCCATCTTTTCCAGCAGTTGGGAGCCCCAGTGTTGACGTTAAAAATAGAGATACGATCTTCTGCGGGCGGCGGTCACAGGAACAGTGCTACGGTAGAAGGGAGACAGGTGACAAAACCAGCACTTTGTACTGTGGAGTTGCACTTGACTAATTACTGGTTAAGTTCGTAAAAAAGAGGAACTTTTCTGCCAATGACTCAGCCCGTTAGTTGGGGCATCTAAAAGGTCAAGTGGGAGGTCGGCATAATTACTTCACTCAGGCTTGCAGATAGCGCGTAAAGGTATCGATTTTGATTTAGCTGTTTTGAGAGTATGGGCGTTTCAGTAGTGGTTGGATAAGGATCCCCTAACTGCCCAAAAGCCGATCAAGCCCGCATTTAATCCCCTCAGCGTTAACCATGGAGGTTATTCTCACAAGCCCATGGCTCATTTGAATGATAGACGTCGAGCGTTGCACTTCTCGGACAGGATGTCCTGTTGACGTTATTTTGTACAATTCGACCCTAGGAaccggcggcttcgtcggATGTTGAAACGCCGCTTTGAAGTTAAATAGATTACGGCAGCATTAAGCTTACTTTATACGAGACCCTTGGCGGCGTGATTAGTGATTGGTAGAATCTGACAAAACTTCTTGCCCCAACAAGCTACGTAGCAAATCGCTAAGTCGTCTTCGCTCTCACCGATTCGTCCCTGGCATCAAGACGTCAATCTTCAGCGGCTTATCTGATTAGTCCTTCAGAAGCTTAGTCTTTTGTCTACAAAGTGCGGGGGTCTCAAGATCAGTCCTTGGTAGTTTGGAAGTCTCAAATTTACAAGAAGAAGGTTCCATTGTCCATGCGTTTATCTTCGACACCTCTTTCCTCAGTGAAGAGCAAGAGGAAGTGGAGGTGTCACTGGTCTGGCGGAACCACTTCAAGACGCCGTTCTAAAAAAGTTAAAGGCCTAAACTTTGGTTTCTACTGGTAGGAAAGAACTGGAGAATTAGTCTCAGAAAAGGTGGCTGCGACACAATTCTAGGGCGGGACTTGGTCGTCATGGGTGCTCGCTTGCACTTTTGGACTGGGATTTCTGGATTTACACGGGGACGTTGGACGACAGTGAGAACCTAAGAGTATGAAAATCCTTTTCAGCCGAGAGACTGGAAAACATGGATTGTCTGAAATTGGCGCGGCTCACAGATGATAGAAGGTTTGTGCGACGGTGGCAGTGATGCAATTGGACTGAGACAACAGCGGCATGAGGAAGGTCCAGCCGTATGAAGTGTATATCCTCTCATTTTGACCATTGACATATTACAGACTTCATTCATTTAAACATGCCTGGAAAGGAAAGGCAGCTGGGTTGGTAGATTCCATGCCGAAGTTCAGGACGTGTATGTGACAAGTTCCGGCTTCCGGGTGGGGCCGGGCCTTATCCGACAGGATGTTAATCCAGACTGGATCCGGAAGCCTGGACTACAGTGAGACCTACAGCAAGTCATGTCATTATCAATGGTTGAAACCATCTGATGACCATTATCAGTTCTGTTTTTTGAAGTCGGTTTTCCACTCTTGGGGGTCCAGAagggccgggggggggggggggagggggaagccCTTTTCCCCGTTCACAGGAGTGACATGGGTGAAGCGTGGCCTTCTCTTACTCTCTGCTCTGCTTGGTCCCAGGGTGTTTTACAGTCTGAAACAGCGGCGGCCCTACCTAACCAAAGTACCATTGCGTCCCACTCATCGAATTATTTCTGTTGCATTCTCCTCTGTGCAAGAGTGAACAGTCAGGGCACTCGCAGTCCTGGACCAGGAATACGAGTCTTCAGTTCAAATGCCCCGCAACAGCACTTTTCTCCGTTATCGCAGCGGTATCCCACCACCGATTTGATCAGTCGCTGCTTGGCTGTTGCGGTCTGAACCGATTGGACCGCAAAGATCTTATCAATCAGTCAATCCGCTCATAGAGTGGATGTGTTATCGGAGATTGAGCTTGGCATAGGTGATTCAATGTGGAGCTGTTATCCGGTTCTGGCAGTCTTATTCGTAACGGTTAACAAACGCCTCAACCAAGAGAGGAATGTCGCAAGATGCGATGTAACACAACCGCGGATAATGTGACGGTTTTGGTTTCTGGTATTCCACGACATGGAATGAGATCCAAGGTCTTTTCTTACGCCACCAAACACTCCTACGGtcattctcattctcattctCAACACTCCAGGGTCGTTCGACTTGTTGAATGGCCCAGATGTAATTCGGAACTTGCCATACTTGATAGGAAGACCATTGGTCAGATTCTCATGACATTCTCTGGGCAATCGGTTTCGACTTGATTTCATCTCCCAAAAGCAGACAGAACTAGCTGACGTAGCTCTCTCTTTTCCTAGCAGATAGGTCGAGCATCGGTTCCAACTAATAGACCGTGAGGACTATGACACGGCGGCCCCATGACCGAGGTCATTCCCCGTCTTGTCCATCCCAGTTTCTGCACAAGCGGTGGTAGCTCAGCTCGGAAGAATCGCAAGTGGGTAAACATAGGAATCGCTGACCGGATGAGCTGCCTATTTCAGATGCCAAGGACACACGTTGTTGATTATTGATTGTGAGGCGCAGAGCAAAAAGCGGTTCACATGTCATCCAGTATCAATATATGAGCCCAGATAAGACGGCCGTGAAGCTCAGTGCTTGTTTTTCTGACATCCCTGACCACATACGAACGATTCAATTTTGTCATGTATGCGTTGACGGTCTTACTAGCAGCGCTTTGCGTTGTGGGCGGAGTTGCTGGCCGACAGGAGAACGCTACCGCAACCGACACGTTGATTCCCAACCGCTTCATCCTACAATTCTCCGATGTCAGTATCCCTGAACTTGGTACTGCTACGACGCAAATAGGAGACTAAGACACCAGTTTAGAGTGCGAATGTCGAGGCGGTagccgccgccatcaaaGCCCGGCCCGGTACCCACATCGTCAAGGAGTTCAACAGTCCCGTCTTCAAAGGAGCAAGCATCGAgtccgagacggagacgactGACACTCTCTCTACCATTGACGACGTAGAGTCGGTCTGGCCGTCTCGGATGGTCAAGCTCGACCCAGCGCCCAAAAAGGAACTCGACAAGAGAGACGCGGCGGCTGTGCCCATTGCCGATATTCACAAATCAACGGGCGTCTACAGGCTTCATGAAGCCGGGGTCCTCGGAGAGGGCGTCAAAGTGGCCGTGGTCGACACAGGCATCTACTACGGTCATTCTGCTGTATAAAAACATATCACCTGAGGCTGCTTGTGAGGAGTCGCTGCTGACAAACTGTTTCTAGCTTGGCGGGGGGTTCGGTCCAGGCTTCAAGGTGGAGGGCGGCATCGATCTTATCGGAGATGGATGTGAGTTGACTTATGTCTAGCAAAGAGAGACCGGCTGACAATTCCAAGACTGGCCGGATGAGCCCAAAAACCCAGACAATGACATTGAAGACTTCCAGGGCCATGGAACGCATGTCGCCGGAATCGTTGCCGGTGAGACGGAAGAGTCTGAGAACCCCCTGACCCGGTTGCGCACTTGTGAGAGTCATTTTCTTACACCACGGCTAGATTTAAGGGAGTTGCGCCCAAAGCGATCCTCTATGGCTACAAGGTGATGGGGTTTATTGTGAGTTGGCGTGCTTGACGTTTAGATCCATTGCCTTGCAGCTGACCCTTTCACTCAGGATTAtaccgacgacgagacttTGATCGAGGCTTTCCTGGCTGCATATGACGACGACGTAAGATTCTTCCCAGTTCGACGTCCAAAGCCTCAGGCTCTCCACCCCACTGACGCACCAGAAAAGGTGGACGTAATCACCTGCAGCATTGGAGGAGCCGACGGATGGCCCGATAGTGCCTGGCAGCGAGTATGCGACCGCATCGCGGCAAccggcatcgtcatcaccatcgccgcgGGCAACTCGGGCTGGGAAGGGGCTTATCACGGCAGCTCCGGCTCTTCTGCCAAGGGCGTTATTGCGGTGGCCTCCACAGAGACGCCCGTCATTGTCGGCAAGCCCTTCAACGCGACTTTCACGGACAAGGCCGGCGTCTCGAGGACGATCACGCTGGGCTACATGGCTGACGAGGCCTTCCCCGAGACCATGAATCGGCCGATTGTCCCCCTCACTTTTGATCTGACTTCGGCCGTGGCACGCGGATGCCAGCCGTTCCCGCCCGGGACACCATCCTTTGCAAactccatcatcctcctGCGCTCGGGAGGCTGCCAGAACTTCGTAAAGCAACGCAATGCGCGGGCGTTCGGGGCCGATTACGTCCTAACTTACAACGACGAGTCAGTGCTAGAGATCCCGTTCGGCTACGAGACCGCGACCATCGGCACGATATCCGGCGACGCGGGCCACGAGATCATTGCGCTCAtcaaggacggcggcaaTGTCACTGGCGACTTCTCGCTCGACCAAACCAGGCCCATCGGCATCGTGAGCCCCTACGGCAACCTCGCCAATGACTTCACCAGCATCGGCGCGCTCAATGACCTCTCCATCAAGCccgacatcgccgcccccGGAGGAAACATCTACAGCACCTACCTTCAGATGCCGACCTGGACAATCCTCAGCGGaacgtcgatggcggcccCCTACGTTGCTGGTGTTGCCGCGCTGTACATCAGCAAGTTCGGAGGCAAGAAGGTCCACGGCGCCAAGTTCAGCGAGCAGCTTATGATGAGGATCATCTCCAGCGGCGAGCGAGTCGCCTGGTCCCACGGTACCACCACCCAAGACTTCACAGCCTCGGTTGCTCAGGTCGGGACGGGCCTCGTGAACGCGTCCAAGGTGCTCGACTACACCACTCAGCTCTCACTCGAGCGGTTCGCCCTGAACGACACCGCGAACTTTGCCGCAAAGCACACTGTCGCCCTCACGAACAACGCCGCGGAAGCCGTCACGTACAGCTTCTCCGTCGAGCCGGCCGCCGGGTTCGACACCCTCGACGCCTCCGACCCAAACAAACTGGCCAAGTATCCGTTGGCGCCTCAGATCATGGTGCCCGAGGTCGCCTTGCCGGAGGACGGCTTCAGTGTCGGTCCTGGCGAGACCAAGACAGCCGAGTGAGTATCCTGAAAAGTGGATGGATACACGTACACGCTCTTCTGACTCCAAGCCAGGTTTAACTTCAAATTTCCCGAGGGTCTCAACGCTGCGTTGCTTCCAACTTACAGCGGTAGCATCGCCGTCAAGAGCAGCAAGGGCGAGAGCCTTGCCATCCCATATCTCGGTAAGTGCATCTAACCATTTCGGTTTCTCGTTTATGCACATGGTCGTTTTGGTCAAAGCGTCGCTAACCATAATCATACAAGGCCTTGCCGCAAACCTTCAAAAGGAAATGCACGAGACCTTCGAGGTTGGATATCCTTTGGCAACAAAAGGCCCAGACGGCAGTATCC
Coding sequences within it:
- a CDS encoding Putative peptidase S8/S53 domain, Fn3-like domain, peptidase S8, subtilisin, His-active, yielding MYALTVLLAALCVVGGVAGRQENATATDTLIPNRFILQFSDSANVEAVAAAIKARPGTHIVKEFNSPVFKGASIESETETTDTLSTIDDVESVWPSRMVKLDPAPKKELDKRDAAAVPIADIHKSTGVYRLHEAGVLGEGVKVAVVDTGIYYGHSALGGGFGPGFKVEGGIDLIGDGYWPDEPKNPDNDIEDFQGHGTHVAGIVAGETEESENPLTRLRTSILYGYKVMGFIDYTDDETLIEAFLAAYDDDVDVITCSIGGADGWPDSAWQRVCDRIAATGIVITIAAGNSGWEGAYHGSSGSSAKGVIAVASTETPVIVGKPFNATFTDKAGVSRTITLGYMADEAFPETMNRPIVPLTFDLTSAVARGCQPFPPGTPSFANSIILLRSGGCQNFVKQRNARAFGADYVLTYNDESVLEIPFGYETATIGTISGDAGHEIIALIKDGGNVTGDFSLDQTRPIGIVSPYGNLANDFTSIGALNDLSIKPDIAAPGGNIYSTYLQMPTWTILSGTSMAAPYVAGVAALYISKFGGKKVHGAKFSEQLMMRIISSGERVAWSHGTTTQDFTASVAQVGTGLVNASKVLDYTTQLSLERFALNDTANFAAKHTVALTNNAAEAVTYSFSVEPAAGFDTLDASDPNKLAKYPLAPQIMVPEVALPEDGFSVGPGETKTAEFNFKFPEGLNAALLPTYSGSIAVKSSKGESLAIPYLGLAANLQKEMHETFEVGYPLATKGPDGSIPLDPTSSVTFTFDLSTAAQDFPRVAYEVKWGVKTLRWDIFEDGWDENAWTSYPPVVGENGYVGTATGYRRTADQANFDPARDSKNRTVAFPLVNIFRTSIETPRHIVWWLGGLGDGTDIKPGNYTMRFAALNPLGDPAKADNWDVYDLKKIVVSSSPHWA